The genomic stretch tttaaaaaaaaaatttttaaaaaaaaatgaataaaacaataatttttttaacaaataataaaatattagggatatatatgtaattttactgttaaaataaaaaataaaaaataaaaaataaatatataattgagctcgcgagccaacgagcttaatgtttttgagctcgagctcgagctcgagatcgacttaattagctcgagctcgactcgagctcgatattgacgagttcgagtcgagctcgtactcgatcgcgagcggctcgattcgcgAAACACCTCTAGTTGAGTCTAATTGTTTTGCCACATGAAAATTGAGCAAAATTTCTTTGAAGTCACAAGGTACCTTTTGGGCGGCGTCTATTGAAGTTTGGAGTTTCGAATGTCATTTTCCACTTGTTTGACAAAATTTGCAATGGCGTACCCCTAAAATCTGCCTTCGTTCTTCAATCGCTGATATCTAACAATCCTGCATGAATTATGACGATTGACAAGCAGCAATAACATACACGGATCTCTACCGCGTTCAAAGGGATTGAGGACGGCAGCAGCACTAGTCCTAGCGCCATCTCCGCCTCGTTCgtgtttgtttttcttttaggTGTTTTTGCTCATTGGCATTACAGGTGTAAACGAGTCCGATCAAATCGAGTATCCTAGTATTTaagtttatttgattattttataGTACTTGAAATTCCGCTCAAGTTTGGTTTATTTATCGATGGAGCTGAATTCAAACGAACTTCTATCGAGCATAATTTAAGTAAAGTTCCAGCAATTTGAATTTTTAACttataaatttcaattttatgcTAACAAGTCAAAGTTAAACAGAacttaaatatttattgaaTACAAAATGCTATTCAAACTTAGTTTGATTAATTGGTGAATTAAGCTTATACTAAGTTGAATTCGATTCAAGTATCTGGTTCTTACTTGTGATACAGATTTTCAAATGAATACCGAACAAGTGCAACCCAAATTCCTAATTTTCAAGTAGACGACTGCGATAGAGTCCCGAATCTCAGCTGTCCATAGATCTGTGCACTTCCTTTCCTCTGCGGTTGACACTTGGCAGAGGGACCGAATCTAATGGCGACACCATCCCAATTTAGCACACCACGCTTGTCTAAACTCTAAAGCGGTCGGCGGCAGCATTTAGGTCTACCTCACAATTTAGCCAACTTATTTGGCAGGAAAAACGTGCTGTTCGGAAGAGATCTTAAATATATTGGCCCCACGTGTATTGTGAGATTAGAGGTTAAGAGTTCAAATCTTATTTCTATCAACGTGTCATTACATGTGATTTCTTTTAGATCTATACGGGTACGTGGTGCATTCGGATGATCCGATAATAGTCCAATCATCGTCGATTCTCTCGATTTAATTGAACCACCTCCTTAAAATAGATTAAAGTACGAGTACGAGTCGGAGTAGACTATGATAGATATGCTGTTacgaacaaaaaaaaaaagcatacaTTCTTGAAAATATTGAAATACCTGTGGACGTACAAGCCCCCTCCACTTCAAGCAGCATTCAGATAACATGTTTTGCATTCCAATTCTTTTAGAACCTAACACTTGCCTCATTGGCGATGAAATGACTTTACCATCCTTACAACTTAAGATATTTTACACATATTCATGGAGAGAAACAATCAaaacatttgctaactaaattAACCATACTTTGTAATTTAAAGAACAACTAATTGCTATATAAAAAGGGAACTAATGCACATTTTCTATTAATGTACTTGACAGATAAAAGGAATCATATATGATGTACCTTATAAATAAAATGAttcaaacataaaaaataattgagtcatttacaaaataaattaatCATAATTTGATTATGTTAGAAAAATTAATGTAGCTTTAGAAAAGGGCTCCAATACCAGGCtagctcttcttttttttttttttaatgtactTGAAGATTAAAACAAATTGGACGTGAGGAGACTTCGGTTCGttgtttcttcttcttatcACCACGATGATAACAATAGTCTTAAGGTAAGAAAAAACTTTGTTTTGTTAAATTTCGAAAGTTGTTACTTTTTGGTtacaaatgatgaattttttttgttaatcatGTGTAATTACTACTCGATAAATGAAATAATAAGTCAGATCGAATGATTAAATTAACTAATATTATAGGTAAGAGGCACTCTTTAGAATCAAATGATGTTCTCACAcctaaattcattttttttattattgcatttttttttgggaatggGATAAATAGTTACAAGGATATAGTTTTTAAAGGAAGTTAGtgatagtttcaaaaatttcgaACAATGGCAGTGAAACTATTAGAAACCCCAgtggaggtttctgaaattatccctgtAAGTTATTCAAGAAGCATAATTGACTTCAAACATCAattccccttcatttttactTGAAAAATAACAACATCCCCTTTTATTCATAACAAATATTGGAACTACTTTCATTCATAACAAATATTGGAACTATGTACCAAAGTTTTCAAGTATCACATTCCCCAAAGgcccaaaataaagaaaaaattggtaagcTATGTTCTAGTATCTAGCTGCACTATTAGGGGGGCACGGGCGTCTGCTTCTGTGTACTATTTACATTTTCAACAAATCACCTGCATAATCAATCATCCGTGGAGTAGTCACTTGGAGATTAAACCCATAAAAATAGGGTATCTCAGCTTTGCTGCTGCTGCAAGCTCTTGCCTTGTGGCTTCGTTCCATCATTCTCCTTAGAGCCAGAGGAGAAGGATTGTGACCAAGGAATCAGGCTCATGGGTGGAAAGCAGCATGAACAGGCCTCTTGGCATGGTTTTGGCATATCCCAGCAATTGCTGGCTGGGATTTCCTTGTTCTCCATCTGGATCCCGCTAGAAGGAGAAGCAGCAGCCTGAAGTGGACCCCAGCATTCTACCTTGTTGAATTCTGGAATGTTTGAGTGAAAATATACCCAAACCAAAGCTTCCTGTAATTCTGGATAGTTATTCAGCAACCCTCCGTCAGCATAGACGAAAGCCTTCAACACCTGATCAGATTTCACCCCAGTTAATGAATAGCTTTTTTGGGGGTATGGTAATGGAATGAtcattttattctttttggGCTTAATTACCACAGGGAGTTCTTTGCAGAAGATCCAGTATCTGAGCCTAGCACACAAGTCTAATAGGAAATGACCACCACTTATGTGACAGTGAACATGAAGAGACATCTTTCCTTTCACTTTCTTCCATTCTGCAACCACTTCATCTCTCTGTAATTTGCTGTACCACCCCTGTATCTGCAACACAAAAATCCCATGTTCTCTTTTGCTGTAAATATCTATTGAAAGAATTCATCAACCCAGGATGGTTAGTGTGACAACATAGCCAGCTTCCTATTCCCTCAGCAATTAGCAGTAAAATCTGAGAAAATTAGGACTAATCAAGATAGTTAAGAGGGTTCTAAAGATAAACAGAATTTCGATGTTCGCTATGCCTCCGTTGTTCCCACCCTTTTTTgtttacaaaaaataataataataataacaactcCCCAAAAAAGAACTATAAAAACAATAACAAGAAAATGTTTTAACCCTTAAACTGCTGTTAATTTGCAGTTTTAGGTTCAAAAATAGATAATATCAAATAAAATCAAGTGCGGAGTTCACATGGGTTCCCCTGTTGTACTCTGTTCTTGACCGCTTCACCGCTAGTGTGGTGTTAAACCAGAAGATAAGGATTACCTGAGAGTTATTTATGGTTTGAGAGATAGCCAGAGTGAGCTTTGAGGTTACATCACTATGTGTAAATGTATAGGCTCTAGGTAGCTGTCCTGGATGCTTCTCCTCATCAACTCCTAAGAAAACAACCTGCAACTTGGATGCTTCAAAAATAGCAGGTCCAAATAACCTGGCAACCTGATCCAAAACTCACCATAATTAAaatacataataataataaaaataaataaacacaaaGAGAGCCCCTTTTTGATCTTTGTTTATAAAGTTAAGAATTTTAATTCAGAACGTGATAATGGTAAGACTTACAGGGTTCAAGGATTGGCTTTTCTTggattttcttcttgttgttgGGTACACAAGAACAGAGCTTCGGTGTTCTCTGTAGAGTGAAGAAGGCCTTAGCTCTTTTGGAAGCAGAGGACTGGTACTCAAAGTGCCCATATCTTCTAGTTCTGTTGAGCTTGGACTCCCTTCTCTGAATTAAATCTCCAATATTACAGGACACCCTcccaaacaatatatcaaatatctCATGTACATCAGATTATTAGTTATAGGTGGCGAGAATCTTTTTTAGGGAATTTTGGGGcagtttggtttggtttgctTTGCTTCGATGCTTCACCTTTTGCAGCTTGAAAGCTTTGGATATCAACTTTTCTTCGAAGCAAGCAGGCGAGCGTATCTTTCAAGGCATGTGAAAGTGTTTTGAGTATGTGTTATTACGTGTATCAGAAGAGTTTTAGCGGTAGAAAAATGGACACAGTTGTGGAAAATGACGGAGACGCTGAGAATAGCGTATAAGCATGAAGAATATAATACTACAAAGTGAAGCAAAGGTTGCTTGAGGGCATGAAACTTCTTCCTTCTTGTTGCATGGcatctttgtttttcttacaccTTTTTTGTAGTTTAGTTGGGTTTCAGTTGTAGTTTGACTTTGCTTTTGTCGCACTAACGTCACTTTGTTCATTTTGACTAGAATCTACTCTAGAATTAATGGTTGAATAGAGTATTGCTTTTGTTTGGATAGAATAATTATTGatgtattttttgtgatgtgacgtatgtgagataaaaaataattaaaaatataaaaggtGGATTcgaaaatgtatttatgatgtaagcaaaatattatttaaaaaaatttgctaCCCAAACATTCGTAacatttttctgattttgactAATAACGGACCGTTAATAATTGTCTATGGATCAGTTAATGAATTAGCGAATGGAAACCACTTTTAACAACCACTTGAGCGGAAAATGAACTCAGAATATGGATTTTGCTGTCTCTAATTAGTTTCACCATCTGGGAAATGAGTGga from Coffea eugenioides isolate CCC68of chromosome 8, Ceug_1.0, whole genome shotgun sequence encodes the following:
- the LOC113779728 gene encoding protein STAY-GREEN, chloroplastic-like; translated protein: MGTLSTSPLLPKELRPSSLYREHRSSVLVYPTTRRKSKKSQSLNPVARLFGPAIFEASKLQVVFLGVDEEKHPGQLPRAYTFTHSDVTSKLTLAISQTINNSQIQGWYSKLQRDEVVAEWKKVKGKMSLHVHCHISGGHFLLDLCARLRYWIFCKELPVVLKAFVYADGGLLNNYPELQEALVWVYFHSNIPEFNKVECWGPLQAAASPSSGIQMENKEIPASNCWDMPKPCQEACSCCFPPMSLIPWSQSFSSGSKENDGTKPQGKSLQQQQS